A single region of the Pontimicrobium sp. SW4 genome encodes:
- a CDS encoding ABC transporter permease, with product MNHSTEDNWLYTISSKHKLIDFNFKEIWRYKDLLFLFVKRDVVTLYKQTILGPLWYVIQPLFTSVIFTLIFNNLANIPTGDGIPAFLFNLAGITTWNYFKLCLTGTSNTFTKNQGIFGKVYFPRAIMPLSVVISNLLRFAIQCMVFIGFYIYYVLSEDVSISPNWNLVLLPIVVLVMALLGLGFGMLISSMTTKYRDLTFLVQFGVQLLMYGSAVMYPISYFRKELPEYVWLVEYNPIAIIIESFRHMTLGVEIFDVNKFTYAIVFSIITFMIGLVVFNKTEKSFIDTV from the coding sequence TTGAATCATAGCACTGAAGATAACTGGTTATATACAATATCTTCTAAACACAAGCTAATAGATTTTAATTTCAAAGAAATTTGGAGATATAAAGATTTATTATTCTTGTTTGTTAAAAGAGACGTTGTTACTTTATATAAGCAAACCATATTAGGTCCTCTATGGTATGTAATTCAGCCTTTATTTACTTCAGTAATTTTTACGTTAATATTTAATAATCTAGCAAATATTCCAACAGGAGATGGAATACCAGCATTTTTATTCAACCTAGCAGGCATCACCACTTGGAATTATTTTAAACTTTGTTTAACAGGAACATCTAATACATTTACAAAGAACCAAGGAATTTTTGGGAAAGTATATTTTCCAAGAGCTATAATGCCTTTATCTGTAGTCATTTCTAATTTATTAAGATTTGCTATTCAATGTATGGTATTTATAGGTTTTTATATATACTATGTCTTGTCAGAAGATGTGTCTATTTCACCCAATTGGAATTTGGTGCTACTACCCATAGTTGTGTTGGTAATGGCTTTGTTAGGTTTGGGTTTTGGAATGCTCATATCTTCAATGACAACTAAGTATAGAGATTTAACGTTCTTAGTACAGTTTGGCGTGCAATTATTAATGTATGGATCTGCAGTAATGTATCCAATATCCTATTTTAGAAAAGAATTGCCAGAATATGTTTGGCTAGTAGAGTATAATCCTATTGCAATTATTATAGAATCATTTAGACATATGACTCTTGGAGTTGAAATATTTGATGTAAATAAATTTACATACGCTATAGTATTTAGCATTATCACCTTTATGATAGGATTAGTTGTGTTTAACAAAACAGAAAAAAGTTTTATAGATACTGTTTAA
- a CDS encoding ABC transporter ATP-binding protein, translating to MSVILKVNNISKQYKLGLVGANTIGQDLNRWWSKVRGKEDPFLKIGEVNDRSTKGTSDYVWALKGINFEVKKGEVLGIIGKNGAGKSTLLKILSRVTSPTTGEIKTKGRIASLLEVGTGFHPEMTGRENIYLNGAILGMTKAEIKSKINEIIEFSGCERYIDTPVKRYSSGMTVRLAFAVAAHLEPDILVIDEVLAVGDAEFQKKAIGKMQDISRGEGRTVLFVSHDLSAISTLAKKTIVLSNGEILAIEETNKAISIYSSMKNTEAVFLQAPLLNSPSITKVEILASEGGKLQANNKPFKINFEINMPIENYENLSVTFQIFNNLNKAILYKYIFDIDNPICREKGINYISFQFNKLRLYKGNYYLKIHLANSKTREKFQEFDCCNFEVEMINQKEPEWGWQNDVCVYVDEGNWIA from the coding sequence ATGAGTGTAATTTTAAAAGTTAATAACATTTCTAAACAATATAAGTTAGGTCTTGTAGGTGCTAACACTATAGGTCAGGATCTAAATAGATGGTGGAGTAAAGTAAGAGGGAAAGAAGATCCGTTTTTAAAAATAGGAGAAGTTAACGACAGAAGTACAAAAGGTACTTCAGACTATGTTTGGGCACTAAAAGGTATTAATTTTGAAGTTAAAAAAGGCGAAGTTTTAGGTATTATAGGAAAGAATGGCGCAGGAAAATCAACCTTATTAAAAATATTATCTAGAGTAACAAGTCCTACCACAGGAGAAATAAAAACAAAAGGGAGAATTGCATCACTTTTAGAAGTAGGTACAGGCTTTCATCCAGAAATGACTGGACGAGAAAACATATATCTTAATGGTGCGATTTTAGGAATGACAAAAGCAGAAATTAAATCAAAAATTAACGAGATTATTGAGTTTTCTGGTTGCGAGCGTTATATAGATACACCTGTAAAGCGTTATTCTTCAGGGATGACAGTGCGTTTAGCTTTTGCCGTTGCAGCACATTTAGAACCAGATATTTTGGTTATAGATGAGGTGTTAGCAGTAGGAGATGCTGAGTTTCAAAAAAAGGCTATCGGGAAGATGCAAGATATTAGTAGAGGTGAAGGGCGTACGGTTTTATTTGTAAGTCATGATTTAAGCGCAATAAGTACACTTGCTAAAAAAACAATTGTACTTTCAAATGGTGAAATTTTAGCTATTGAAGAAACTAATAAAGCAATTTCAATTTATTCTTCAATGAAAAATACCGAGGCAGTATTTTTGCAAGCACCTTTATTAAATTCCCCATCAATAACGAAGGTTGAAATTTTAGCTTCAGAAGGCGGTAAACTTCAAGCAAATAATAAACCATTTAAAATCAATTTTGAAATAAATATGCCAATCGAAAATTATGAGAATTTATCGGTTACTTTTCAAATTTTTAATAATCTCAATAAAGCCATTCTATATAAATATATTTTTGATATTGATAATCCTATTTGCAGAGAAAAAGGTATAAATTATATTAGTTTTCAGTTTAATAAACTTAGACTTTATAAAGGAAACTATTATTTAAAAATTCATTTAGCTAACTCTAAAACTAGAGAAAAATTTCAAGAATTTGATTGTTGTAATTTTGAAGTAGAAATGATAAATCAAAAAGAGCCAGAATGGGGTTGGCAAAATGATGTGTGTGTGTATGTTGATGAAGGAAATTGGATAGCTTAG
- a CDS encoding methyltransferase domain-containing protein, translated as MTPKNYKDNFHAAHFQNSLNSAKEIVPKLLSYYKPKTVLDVGCGIGTWLTIFEKNKCEVFGIDGDYVETKDLIIDSSKFKPLNLNLKFNLERKFDLVISLEVAEHILKENAKNFIDSLCFHGDVILFSAAIPGQEGTMHFNEQYNEFWVDLFSQNGYKCFDFLRHEVWNNNVVSWWYRQNILIFVREGETNNPHYKLIAKDKYTFKNSYVHPKLFDYKCMKNKKLEKILNNPFEILKYYLRSKKIY; from the coding sequence ATGACTCCTAAAAATTATAAGGATAATTTTCATGCTGCTCATTTTCAAAATTCGTTAAATTCAGCAAAAGAGATTGTCCCAAAGTTGTTATCATACTATAAACCAAAAACTGTATTAGATGTTGGTTGTGGTATTGGTACATGGCTAACTATTTTTGAAAAGAACAAATGTGAAGTGTTTGGTATAGATGGTGACTATGTTGAAACTAAAGATTTGATTATAGATAGTTCAAAATTTAAACCATTGAATTTAAATTTAAAATTTAATTTAGAGAGGAAATTTGATTTGGTTATCTCATTGGAAGTAGCTGAACATATTTTAAAAGAAAATGCTAAAAATTTTATTGACTCATTATGTTTTCATGGAGATGTTATATTGTTTTCAGCTGCTATTCCTGGTCAAGAAGGAACAATGCATTTCAATGAACAATATAACGAGTTTTGGGTTGACCTTTTTTCTCAAAATGGTTATAAGTGTTTTGACTTTTTAAGACATGAAGTTTGGAATAATAATGTGGTTAGTTGGTGGTACAGACAAAATATACTAATTTTTGTTAGAGAAGGAGAAACAAATAATCCTCATTATAAATTAATTGCTAAGGATAAATATACATTTAAAAACTCTTATGTGCACCCAAAATTGTTTGATTATAAATGCATGAAAAATAAGAAATTAGAAAAAATATTAAATAATCCTTTTGAGATTTTGAAATATTACCTTAGAAGTAAAAAAATATATTAG
- a CDS encoding class I SAM-dependent methyltransferase: MDRKENILRLENVKEITVSNKNYLVYLSFHRELNKVIQRYAKGRLLDIGCGNKPYNAWFKGLISEYIGCDIVQSSSNKVDVICQANNIPLESNSFHSILSTQVIEHVEDHQGMVNEAFRLLKSDGYFILSGPLYWHLHEEPYDFFRFTKHGFKYVLEKAGFEIVEIIENGGAWATLGQVINHTVSFSNPKANKVVRGIKYVFRKLKLYRLVNKVFAYLDVKDFNTINTMNYVIVAKKN; encoded by the coding sequence ATGGATAGAAAGGAAAATATATTAAGGTTAGAAAATGTAAAAGAAATTACAGTTTCTAACAAAAATTATTTAGTGTATTTATCTTTTCATCGTGAATTAAATAAAGTTATTCAAAGATATGCGAAGGGAAGATTACTTGATATTGGCTGTGGAAATAAGCCTTATAACGCCTGGTTTAAAGGATTAATCTCAGAATACATTGGATGTGATATAGTGCAGTCTAGTTCTAATAAAGTAGATGTGATTTGTCAAGCCAATAATATACCCCTTGAGAGCAATAGCTTCCATAGTATTTTATCTACTCAAGTTATAGAACATGTTGAAGATCATCAAGGCATGGTTAATGAAGCTTTTCGATTGCTAAAGAGTGACGGTTATTTTATTTTATCTGGACCTTTATATTGGCATTTACATGAAGAACCATATGATTTTTTTAGGTTTACAAAACATGGCTTTAAATATGTTTTAGAAAAAGCTGGATTTGAAATTGTAGAAATTATTGAAAATGGAGGCGCATGGGCAACTTTAGGACAAGTAATAAATCATACGGTTAGTTTTTCTAATCCTAAAGCAAACAAAGTAGTTAGAGGAATAAAATATGTATTTCGAAAATTAAAATTATATAGGTTAGTTAATAAGGTTTTTGCTTATTTAGATGTAAAAGATTTTAATACTATAAATACAATGAATTATGTAATTGTAGCAAAGAAAAATTAA
- a CDS encoding glycosyltransferase, with product MRPIISIIIPCYNSESTLESTLQSVLNQEFKYWEAIMVNDGSPDNLELIALKYQERDSRFIYHKKENGGLGSARNYGIRLAKGKYILPLDSDNQIEKDFTLDALSIFRKDSSIGVVHGDAEYFGEKTGVWKVNKFNLEKILVTNYIDACAIYKRTLWEQVGGYDEKMPYQGLEDWDFWISLGKLNVSFFHLNKITFRYYVSSSSMILSYTQEMRMKNKDYIVKKHCRLFYNQYVKVVSSSDKIKENFIHKLKSKKVVIDLFSKTFFGFTCFSKEVDDF from the coding sequence ATGAGACCAATTATATCTATTATCATACCTTGTTATAATTCTGAATCAACATTAGAATCAACTTTGCAATCTGTTTTAAATCAAGAATTTAAATATTGGGAGGCTATTATGGTTAATGATGGATCTCCAGATAATTTAGAATTAATAGCTTTAAAATATCAGGAAAGAGATTCTAGGTTTATTTACCATAAAAAAGAAAATGGAGGACTTGGTTCTGCTAGAAACTATGGAATTCGATTAGCCAAAGGCAAATATATTCTTCCTTTAGACTCTGATAATCAAATAGAAAAAGATTTTACTCTTGATGCGTTATCAATTTTCAGAAAAGATTCTTCAATAGGAGTTGTACATGGAGATGCAGAATATTTTGGAGAGAAAACAGGTGTTTGGAAAGTAAATAAATTTAATTTGGAAAAAATCCTAGTAACTAATTATATAGATGCTTGTGCTATTTATAAGAGAACTCTTTGGGAACAAGTTGGAGGATATGATGAGAAGATGCCTTATCAAGGTCTTGAAGATTGGGATTTTTGGATTTCTTTAGGAAAATTAAATGTTTCTTTTTTTCATTTGAATAAAATCACCTTTAGATATTACGTTTCAAGTAGTTCAATGATTTTATCATACACCCAAGAAATGAGAATGAAAAATAAGGATTATATTGTTAAAAAGCACTGTAGGTTATTCTATAACCAATATGTTAAGGTTGTTTCTTCTTCCGATAAAATAAAGGAAAACTTTATACATAAATTAAAAAGTAAAAAAGTAGTTATTGATTTGTTTAGTAAAACATTTTTTGGCTTTACTTGTTTTAGTAAAGAAGTGGATGATTTTTAA